In one Fluviispira vulneris genomic region, the following are encoded:
- the dut gene encoding dUTP diphosphatase, whose translation MLKLKHLGTGEIFYATRQSAGFDICANQELTLKAKSWALVKTGLRIVESVDSQLIKIGDQKCNAVAEIQLRPRSGLAVKYGISVLNSPSTIDADYRGEIMVSLVNHSDNDFKIQPGDRIAQGVCALTIQLPGIKVKDVERGESGFGSTGRN comes from the coding sequence ATGTTAAAATTAAAGCATTTAGGGACAGGCGAAATATTTTATGCAACAAGACAGTCGGCAGGCTTTGATATCTGTGCAAATCAGGAATTAACATTAAAGGCAAAGTCTTGGGCCTTAGTAAAAACAGGGTTGAGGATCGTTGAATCTGTTGATTCCCAATTGATTAAAATAGGTGATCAAAAGTGTAATGCTGTTGCAGAGATTCAGTTGAGACCTAGAAGTGGCTTAGCTGTAAAATATGGAATAAGTGTTTTGAATTCTCCAAGTACGATAGATGCAGATTACAGAGGCGAAATAATGGTAAGTCTTGTAAATCATTCTGATAATGATTTTAAAATTCAACCTGGGGATCGAATAGCTCAGGGGGTTTGTGCTCTTACTATTCAACTTCCAGGAATTAAAGTGAAAGACGTTGAACGGGGGGAAAGTGGATTTGGCTCAACTGGAAGAAATTGA
- a CDS encoding type II 3-dehydroquinate dehydratase: MRKILVVNGPNLSLLGKRQTHIYGFESLQTIIQNLKKIAEKNDLILKDYQSNIEGNIVSFLNDEYLELLSKKNIKTLTNLNMTEHVNIAGIIINPAAYTHTSVAIHDALEVFSQENIPIFEVHLSNIYAREEFRRNSFVSPIATGVISGLGSFGYTVALHRIIELV; the protein is encoded by the coding sequence ATGAGAAAAATTCTTGTTGTTAATGGCCCAAATTTAAGTTTATTAGGCAAACGTCAAACCCATATTTATGGGTTTGAAAGTTTGCAAACTATTATTCAAAATTTAAAAAAAATTGCAGAAAAAAATGATCTTATCCTAAAGGATTATCAAAGTAATATAGAAGGAAATATCGTTTCATTTTTAAATGACGAATATTTAGAGCTTTTATCCAAAAAAAATATCAAAACATTAACAAATTTAAATATGACAGAACATGTTAATATTGCTGGAATAATTATTAATCCTGCAGCTTATACACATACAAGTGTTGCCATTCATGACGCCCTAGAAGTTTTTTCACAAGAAAATATTCCGATTTTTGAAGTGCATTTAAGCAATATTTACGCACGTGAAGAATTTCGACGTAATTCTTTTGTGAGTCCAATTGCAACTGGGGTTATTTCTGGGCTTGGCTCATTTGGTTATACCGTTGCTCTTCACAGAATCATAGAGTTGGTATAA
- a CDS encoding type I phosphomannose isomerase catalytic subunit, whose translation MNQLFYKMDAFNFVPIKRTPWGGAKISALKKKYFPENNEKIPQNIGESWEVSTDEQFPSFVYLKNNEKVTLKSLLQNNAQAILGKNTSSKYGAHSPLLLKWLNANDLLSVQLHPNNGNSLLKSNECGKPESWLVLDTDEAGFVYLGFQENLTKEQIVQYLLNDEPEKCLYRYEPKVLDYISVPAGCVHAVGTGVFVAEPQYVLPEKSGKTWRISDWRRLYDDNGMKSSKGIPRELHVEESLQAIDWSLPRGKKLEEKLVQNMQSNKPFYGDENNPFALQVFCEKGKFQYDPLIKDTFSVVTVWAGEVILKCDSDTLIMHGGESALVSSEARQVTIQLTQYGNDKSCAAFFAFNDEVF comes from the coding sequence ATGAATCAATTATTTTATAAAATGGATGCGTTTAATTTTGTTCCAATTAAACGCACTCCTTGGGGTGGGGCTAAAATTTCAGCTCTCAAAAAAAAATACTTTCCAGAAAATAATGAAAAAATTCCTCAGAATATTGGTGAAAGTTGGGAAGTATCGACAGATGAACAATTCCCTTCATTTGTTTATTTAAAAAACAATGAAAAAGTAACATTGAAAAGTCTCTTGCAGAATAATGCCCAGGCGATTTTAGGAAAAAATACTTCTTCTAAATATGGAGCACATTCGCCGTTGCTTTTAAAATGGCTCAATGCAAACGATCTTCTTTCCGTCCAACTTCATCCAAATAATGGAAATTCTCTCTTAAAAAGTAATGAATGTGGGAAACCTGAAAGTTGGCTTGTGCTTGACACCGATGAAGCTGGGTTTGTTTACTTAGGCTTTCAAGAAAATTTAACAAAAGAACAAATTGTTCAATATCTTTTAAATGATGAACCTGAAAAATGTTTATACCGTTATGAGCCAAAAGTCCTAGACTATATTTCTGTTCCTGCAGGTTGTGTTCATGCTGTTGGCACAGGTGTATTTGTTGCTGAACCCCAGTATGTTCTACCTGAAAAATCTGGAAAGACGTGGAGAATTTCTGACTGGCGCAGACTCTATGATGATAACGGAATGAAATCGAGCAAGGGAATTCCGAGAGAGTTACATGTTGAAGAATCTTTGCAAGCAATTGATTGGAGTCTTCCACGCGGGAAAAAATTAGAAGAAAAACTCGTGCAGAATATGCAAAGTAACAAACCTTTTTATGGTGATGAAAACAATCCTTTTGCATTGCAAGTCTTTTGTGAAAAGGGTAAATTTCAGTATGACCCGCTTATAAAAGATACATTTTCTGTTGTCACAGTTTGGGCAGGTGAAGTGATTTTAAAATGTGATTCAGATACTCTCATAATGCATGGTGGTGAAAGCGCACTTGTTTCTTCAGAGGCAAGGCAAGTAACAATTCAGCTAACACAATATGGCAATGATAAGTCTTGTGCTGCTTTTTTTGCTTTCAATGATGAGGTCTTTTGA
- a CDS encoding coproporphyrinogen-III oxidase family protein, which translates to MISFPKQKSRIGIYLHIPFCPHICPYCDFVKTSKFTKKDVNSFFSELSAQLEFFLKKIPVSTNKEYATVYFGGGTPGLFDAFVYKPLIDIIRDRFYIEEMTLETNPLTNIKRRFSDYLSVGFDRITLGAQSLCPETLKILGRKHTRETVIKNIKWAHAAGFNNIQVDLIYGLKKEIRTINIADEIQELNEAGATGVSAYALSIEKRTLFANKDIACDENAALEYSLLLNKCKSLGFKQLETSNFSKMETYHNNIYWYGMPYVGIGTGAHGLLPSSEEHPFGIRYRIGEEEIKSYAPGNDELIFSQQENRMKNFSIHFEPSRTKQEYLEEMIFTLLRTPKGISLSWLEKVTENKKISQKILANAKIKRGIEEGKIILDNDSIFLFDEEKIRGDLWVSEFISLIK; encoded by the coding sequence ATGATTTCTTTTCCTAAGCAAAAATCCAGAATTGGAATTTATCTGCATATTCCTTTTTGTCCTCATATTTGTCCATATTGTGATTTTGTTAAAACATCAAAATTTACCAAAAAAGACGTCAATTCATTTTTCTCTGAATTGTCAGCTCAACTTGAATTTTTTCTGAAAAAAATACCCGTTTCAACAAATAAAGAGTACGCAACTGTTTATTTTGGAGGCGGAACTCCTGGTTTATTTGATGCTTTTGTTTATAAACCACTCATAGATATAATTCGTGACCGTTTCTATATCGAGGAAATGACTTTAGAAACAAATCCGCTTACAAATATCAAACGTCGATTTTCTGATTATTTATCAGTTGGTTTCGATCGCATAACTCTTGGCGCCCAGTCTCTTTGCCCAGAAACTTTAAAAATTCTTGGACGAAAGCACACACGAGAAACAGTGATAAAAAATATAAAATGGGCCCATGCGGCAGGATTTAATAATATTCAAGTTGATTTAATTTATGGTTTGAAAAAAGAAATCCGTACCATAAATATTGCTGATGAAATACAGGAGTTAAATGAGGCTGGAGCAACAGGAGTATCAGCCTATGCACTTTCAATAGAAAAAAGAACTCTTTTTGCAAATAAAGATATTGCATGTGACGAAAATGCTGCTTTGGAATATTCATTACTTTTAAATAAGTGTAAATCACTTGGCTTCAAACAGTTAGAAACAAGTAATTTTTCTAAAATGGAAACATATCATAATAATATTTATTGGTATGGAATGCCCTATGTTGGTATTGGAACTGGTGCGCATGGACTTTTACCTTCTTCTGAAGAGCATCCCTTTGGTATTCGTTACCGTATTGGCGAGGAGGAAATTAAAAGTTATGCTCCCGGTAACGATGAACTTATTTTTTCCCAACAAGAAAACAGGATGAAAAATTTTTCCATTCACTTTGAACCTTCACGTACAAAACAAGAATATTTAGAAGAAATGATCTTTACTTTACTAAGAACTCCGAAAGGAATTTCTTTATCTTGGCTTGAAAAAGTAACAGAAAATAAAAAAATTTCGCAGAAGATTCTTGCAAATGCTAAAATCAAGCGTGGCATAGAAGAGGGTAAAATTATCCTAGATAATGATTCGATTTTTCTCTTTGATGAAGAAAAAATAAGAGGCGATTTATGGGTGAGTGAATTTATTAGCTTGATAAAATAA
- a CDS encoding aminotransferase-like domain-containing protein, with translation MVGFQKIQIDRNRKQSFSDQIADQYEEAIRSGTLLIGTKLPSIRDLSLQLSINKIGVISAYEKLCDSGFITAKRGSGYYVSYNMKRNHKAEQRSLNEYFVKNNPDERTSFAEKSNILSQTNTLPQLQIQECLPKILPCSTSINENITYLGNAEPPKNLPVMEELRAISRVILSSSHTAIFSYPSIHGLANLREALTFELEQIGMPVLNSSQILISNGAMHALNIVFDTYLSAGDSVVIEVPNFALLFPILSSRCLDIIEIKRTQMHLMLDENKKNEIRSKKPKIILTYTNCHNPTGGILSSIERHSLLNLAQEINAIIVELDIFKGLNFDEFLPPLLSVMDGLKKTIYISSFSKIFAPGIRLGYIVASDEIIQKFILTKLKTDIASSIFDQQLIYEMIIRGILKKHIQKSRDQYRSKRDTLIAMLKKLAPQNSKWSHPEAGMFLWFKFPEGGDLQKVHTRSLEKQISIAPGHIFYPYGTYSDEMRINFATLEPVETYNALATVFTIWRNSSSRKWLIKK, from the coding sequence ATGGTCGGTTTTCAAAAAATTCAAATTGATCGCAATAGGAAGCAGTCATTTTCTGACCAAATAGCCGATCAATATGAAGAAGCAATAAGAAGCGGTACACTTCTTATTGGAACAAAATTACCTAGTATCAGAGATTTGTCACTTCAATTAAGTATAAATAAAATTGGCGTAATTTCCGCATATGAAAAATTATGTGATTCTGGCTTTATCACTGCTAAGCGTGGTAGCGGTTATTATGTCAGCTATAATATGAAAAGAAACCATAAGGCTGAGCAAAGAAGTTTAAATGAATACTTTGTAAAAAATAATCCTGATGAACGCACATCTTTTGCTGAAAAATCAAATATTTTGTCTCAAACAAACACTTTACCTCAATTGCAAATTCAAGAATGTCTTCCAAAAATATTACCTTGTTCTACTTCTATTAATGAAAACATAACTTATTTAGGAAATGCTGAGCCTCCAAAAAACTTGCCTGTAATGGAAGAGTTAAGAGCTATTTCGCGAGTTATACTTTCAAGTTCTCACACTGCAATATTTTCCTATCCATCTATTCATGGACTTGCAAATTTAAGGGAAGCTTTGACCTTTGAACTTGAACAGATTGGCATGCCTGTTTTAAATTCTTCTCAAATTCTTATTTCAAATGGTGCAATGCATGCTTTAAATATTGTCTTTGACACCTATTTATCCGCGGGAGACAGTGTCGTCATAGAGGTACCCAATTTTGCCTTACTTTTTCCAATATTATCCAGCCGCTGCTTAGATATAATAGAAATTAAAAGAACTCAAATGCATCTTATGTTAGATGAAAACAAGAAAAATGAAATTCGCAGTAAAAAACCTAAAATAATTTTGACCTATACCAATTGCCATAATCCCACAGGAGGAATACTCAGTTCAATTGAAAGACACTCTTTATTAAATCTGGCACAAGAAATAAATGCTATTATTGTTGAGTTAGACATATTTAAAGGACTTAATTTCGATGAGTTTTTACCTCCTTTACTCTCTGTTATGGATGGTTTGAAGAAAACGATTTACATTTCAAGTTTCTCAAAAATTTTTGCCCCAGGAATTCGCTTAGGATATATTGTTGCCAGTGATGAAATAATTCAAAAATTTATTCTAACAAAATTAAAAACAGATATAGCATCCTCGATTTTTGATCAGCAACTCATATATGAGATGATTATTAGAGGTATACTCAAAAAACATATTCAAAAATCACGTGATCAATATCGCTCCAAGCGAGATACACTTATAGCTATGCTTAAAAAACTAGCTCCGCAAAACTCAAAATGGAGTCATCCAGAAGCTGGAATGTTTTTATGGTTTAAATTTCCGGAAGGTGGTGATTTACAAAAAGTGCATACGCGATCTCTTGAAAAACAAATATCCATTGCACCAGGCCATATCTTTTATCCTTATGGCACATATAGTGATGAGATGCGTATTAATTTTGCAACATTAGAACCAGTAGAAACCTACAATGCTCTTGCAACAGTATTTACAATTTGGAGAAACTCTTCTTCAAGAAAGTGGTTAATAAAAAAATGA
- a CDS encoding questin oxidase family protein has translation MQQNNPIEELLNDRSYYIEYSKYATNHAKHAVIALAGLGADTEIIKAYHKAYITKTDLISEATKPSINSITENNWKDYFGHRTSYASYYNFFDQQEKELGRDQLLKKYLPELLPGWAGSLAHATIHLGWGLSVNNRCMMIEGLAYMAYSFISCQPECLFKKQSSNEKFVIDSILNIAEKWDNNFEELHNWAESLISDKTSAAAQKIHPDLKNSLQYRIVKVLNEGHPIIYEEPLWIMQQKISLSWEQLYYTMTIVYLSQPGDFIILHLLTSLYAMEKIANELPIEQQLFAIKNYWVGMLCILFSKANFPKRMDLENLHKKYENLYDSKWENLEKTEWTEIIARAFKENEEHNPKLVYIMQYLWKRTGYLSIYRVAAASFIS, from the coding sequence ATGCAACAGAATAATCCAATTGAAGAGTTGTTAAATGATCGGTCATACTATATTGAATATTCTAAATATGCGACAAATCATGCCAAGCATGCAGTCATTGCCCTCGCAGGTTTAGGGGCAGATACAGAAATTATTAAAGCATACCATAAAGCTTACATAACTAAGACTGATCTCATTTCCGAGGCAACTAAACCTTCTATTAATTCTATTACAGAAAATAATTGGAAAGATTATTTCGGCCATCGCACGAGCTATGCTTCCTACTACAATTTTTTTGACCAACAAGAAAAAGAATTGGGTAGAGATCAATTATTAAAAAAATATCTTCCGGAATTACTGCCAGGTTGGGCAGGCTCCTTAGCCCATGCAACAATTCACCTGGGGTGGGGTCTGAGCGTAAACAATCGCTGTATGATGATTGAAGGTCTTGCGTATATGGCATATTCTTTTATCTCATGTCAGCCAGAATGTCTTTTTAAAAAACAATCTTCGAATGAGAAATTTGTTATAGATTCCATTTTAAATATTGCTGAAAAATGGGATAACAATTTTGAAGAACTTCACAATTGGGCAGAAAGTTTAATTTCTGATAAAACATCCGCAGCGGCTCAAAAAATACATCCTGATCTTAAAAACTCTTTGCAATATCGTATTGTAAAAGTATTAAATGAAGGACATCCCATCATCTATGAAGAACCTTTGTGGATAATGCAACAAAAAATATCTTTATCCTGGGAGCAGCTCTATTACACTATGACAATTGTTTATTTATCTCAGCCAGGTGATTTTATCATTCTCCATTTGCTCACTTCATTGTATGCTATGGAAAAAATAGCAAATGAATTACCTATAGAGCAACAGCTTTTTGCTATTAAAAACTACTGGGTAGGAATGCTCTGTATTTTATTTTCTAAAGCTAATTTTCCAAAACGCATGGATTTAGAAAATTTACATAAAAAATATGAAAATTTGTATGACTCAAAGTGGGAAAATTTAGAAAAAACAGAATGGACAGAAATCATTGCAAGAGCATTTAAAGAAAATGAAGAACACAATCCTAAGTTAGTTTATATTATGCAGTATTTATGGAAAAGAACAGGCTATCTCAGCATTTATCGTGTTGCAGCAGCAAGTTTTATAAGTTAA
- a CDS encoding TonB-dependent receptor plug domain-containing protein, which produces MFKIISVNCCTLTFAVSAQNSILHQYASENQNNPKVISETLENKQNVITIPVIPEINDSENLTVAEKKNQSAQEAVENPAQLNVNQENISSQIVPGSAAAPKSISDLVDKVTAAQVEHFGGEAGALRVRLRGARAFEPTYYFNGFVLTGAGSGEQNLSLLPLTFVGQLNVYPDSPPFWLSSMGIAGDINIRSCRRIDCFFYGKRNSSNLFKLETRIGSFGYQEGSASHSLKLGQKSEIYTSLDYTTSQENYSVFNNNNSNLNADQGTYEKLQNNDFSKTSGGIGAESYSNTFGKINFDFIFGLQNKGVPGPVGSQGAKQRLERNIFLGLIRSEKFFAENGLQWNSQIGYLYNTSENKSFNSTTNYVAQAASSYNSSLQAKTYFILPSSLISQEQTGLSLDIIYATQKTSTTVPNSGSSMDSHVQVERTEIRPNLFEAVIFPMQKNWTLSVNANAWMSMANSNVNMNSNYPSISSMSSYENSEREKPTAGYTVSLQNKIFNTVQYIRYVKSQRRPYLSEIYGSPDGVIPNVNIVAESSQKIETGFNFPMGEFGYFYAKDSDLIFLIPVSQIYYQYNNIEDSARNGFFLNLDTNITHNWNISFTYQYLLAKMLYKGEETDVPRSARHFVNAATSVENIPLGSIFTYKTYLGAYANVNWQSSFYLDYTNSSQMDIPPIYNSGVAFSFYNSLSAQKFSLSLDIYNLANESFATLTSSSGSVQSVQSNGYLGYPPPGRRIYLTLAGEF; this is translated from the coding sequence ATGTTCAAAATAATAAGTGTAAACTGTTGCACTTTAACATTTGCTGTATCTGCACAAAATTCTATTCTGCATCAATATGCTTCTGAAAATCAAAATAATCCCAAAGTGATTTCTGAAACTCTTGAAAATAAGCAAAACGTAATAACGATTCCTGTAATTCCTGAAATCAACGATTCTGAAAATTTAACTGTAGCAGAGAAAAAAAATCAATCTGCGCAGGAAGCTGTAGAAAATCCTGCTCAATTAAATGTCAATCAAGAAAATATTTCTTCGCAAATTGTCCCGGGCAGTGCGGCTGCGCCAAAAAGCATTTCTGACCTCGTTGATAAAGTAACAGCTGCGCAGGTGGAGCATTTTGGCGGAGAAGCAGGAGCGCTCAGAGTTCGACTGCGTGGCGCTCGTGCTTTTGAACCGACATATTATTTCAATGGATTTGTTTTAACCGGTGCTGGAAGTGGGGAGCAAAATTTAAGTTTGTTGCCTCTTACTTTTGTTGGGCAATTAAATGTTTATCCCGATTCACCACCTTTTTGGCTGAGTTCAATGGGTATCGCGGGAGATATAAATATTCGATCCTGTCGCAGGATTGATTGTTTTTTTTATGGAAAAAGGAATAGTAGCAATTTATTTAAACTTGAAACACGTATAGGATCTTTCGGCTATCAAGAAGGATCCGCATCTCACTCTCTTAAACTTGGGCAAAAAAGTGAAATCTATACTTCACTCGACTATACAACAAGCCAAGAGAATTATTCTGTCTTTAACAATAATAATTCCAATTTAAACGCAGATCAGGGAACCTACGAAAAACTGCAAAATAATGATTTTTCTAAAACGAGTGGTGGAATTGGCGCAGAAAGTTATTCCAATACATTTGGCAAAATTAATTTTGATTTTATTTTTGGCTTACAGAATAAAGGGGTTCCTGGACCCGTTGGAAGCCAAGGGGCTAAGCAGAGACTTGAGCGCAATATATTTTTAGGTTTGATACGCTCTGAAAAGTTTTTTGCTGAAAATGGTTTGCAGTGGAATAGTCAAATTGGTTACCTTTACAATACGAGTGAAAATAAAAGTTTTAATTCTACCACAAATTATGTTGCGCAAGCTGCGTCTTCTTATAATTCCTCTTTACAAGCAAAAACATATTTTATTTTGCCCTCAAGTCTTATCAGCCAAGAGCAAACAGGTTTGAGTTTAGATATTATTTATGCGACCCAAAAAACGAGTACGACCGTGCCGAATTCTGGTTCATCGATGGACAGTCATGTGCAGGTTGAGCGCACAGAAATCCGTCCAAACCTGTTTGAAGCCGTAATTTTTCCAATGCAAAAAAATTGGACTCTGTCAGTCAATGCCAATGCTTGGATGTCCATGGCGAATTCCAATGTAAATATGAATTCCAATTATCCTAGTATAAGTAGTATGTCTTCATACGAAAATTCCGAGCGCGAAAAACCAACGGCAGGTTATACTGTTTCCTTGCAGAATAAAATTTTTAATACCGTGCAGTATATTCGTTATGTAAAATCGCAAAGAAGACCTTATTTATCTGAAATATATGGGTCACCGGATGGAGTGATTCCCAATGTCAATATAGTTGCAGAAAGCAGTCAGAAAATAGAAACTGGGTTTAACTTTCCTATGGGAGAGTTTGGTTATTTTTATGCAAAAGACAGTGATCTTATTTTTCTTATTCCTGTGTCGCAAATTTATTATCAATACAATAATATTGAAGACAGCGCGCGTAATGGATTCTTTTTAAATCTAGACACGAATATCACTCATAATTGGAATATAAGTTTTACTTATCAATATCTGCTAGCAAAAATGCTTTATAAAGGAGAAGAAACAGATGTTCCAAGGTCTGCTCGGCATTTTGTAAATGCAGCAACTTCTGTCGAAAATATTCCCCTGGGATCTATTTTTACTTACAAAACTTATTTAGGTGCTTATGCAAATGTGAATTGGCAGAGTTCATTTTATTTGGATTACACAAACTCTAGTCAGATGGACATTCCACCTATTTATAATTCTGGGGTGGCTTTTTCTTTTTACAATTCATTGTCAGCGCAGAAATTTTCTCTTTCCCTCGATATTTATAATTTAGCCAATGAGTCGTTTGCTACTTTAACAAGTTCTTCTGGCTCAGTGCAAAGTGTTCAGTCAAATGGTTATCTTGGTTATCCTCCCCCTGGTCGGCGTATTTATTTAACTCTTGCAGGAGAATTTTAG
- the rlmM gene encoding 23S rRNA (cytidine(2498)-2'-O)-methyltransferase RlmM, with protein sequence MSLSLLFYCRAGVENDCAAEIMAYTAAKNVQGFVKAKQNTAHVLFQAHSQEELIALWNDIQIRDFIFVRQILLASELMSNLPDKGRTVPILRAFEENFSSILAGKKYLDDLFVEALDVEVHKEVLTFCKKFTSPMLSELRKNGYVVGDKLQRALRLHLLFLTGQSCYIALCAPKKASQWFMGIPRLKFPADAPSRSTLKLEEAFFAFINENEREERLKAGMTAVDLGACPGGWTYQFVRRNIYVFEIDNGEMDTKLMKTGLVEHLKEDGFKFRPKKPVDWLVCDMVERPSKVTDLIIEWATLKLANEFIFNLKLPMKKKYQEVSACLEKIRTELDQEGLAYELKCRQLYHDRDEVTVWLKLKRK encoded by the coding sequence ATGTCTTTATCTCTCCTTTTTTACTGTCGTGCCGGTGTTGAGAATGACTGCGCTGCGGAAATCATGGCCTACACAGCCGCCAAGAATGTTCAAGGCTTTGTAAAAGCGAAGCAAAACACAGCACATGTGCTCTTTCAGGCGCACAGTCAAGAGGAGTTGATAGCACTCTGGAATGACATTCAAATTCGCGATTTTATTTTTGTCAGACAAATCCTGTTAGCATCTGAACTTATGAGCAATTTGCCAGATAAAGGCAGAACTGTGCCTATATTACGGGCATTTGAAGAAAATTTTTCTTCAATTTTAGCAGGTAAAAAGTACTTGGACGATCTTTTTGTTGAGGCACTTGATGTTGAAGTGCATAAAGAAGTCTTAACATTTTGTAAAAAATTTACGAGCCCTATGCTCTCTGAACTGCGGAAAAATGGTTATGTTGTTGGCGATAAATTGCAAAGAGCTCTGCGCTTGCATTTGCTCTTTTTAACCGGGCAATCCTGCTATATAGCCCTTTGTGCGCCGAAAAAGGCCTCTCAGTGGTTTATGGGCATCCCTCGTCTTAAATTCCCAGCCGATGCCCCCAGTCGCTCAACCCTGAAATTGGAAGAAGCATTTTTTGCCTTTATCAACGAAAATGAACGAGAAGAAAGATTGAAAGCGGGAATGACAGCTGTTGACCTCGGCGCTTGCCCGGGGGGCTGGACGTACCAATTTGTCCGCAGAAATATTTATGTTTTCGAAATCGACAATGGTGAAATGGATACTAAGCTCATGAAGACTGGGCTTGTGGAGCATCTAAAAGAAGATGGCTTTAAATTCCGACCGAAAAAACCTGTCGATTGGCTTGTCTGCGATATGGTCGAGAGACCTTCTAAGGTAACAGACTTGATAATTGAATGGGCCACATTAAAATTAGCCAATGAATTTATTTTTAATTTAAAATTACCTATGAAAAAGAAATATCAAGAAGTCTCAGCATGTCTTGAAAAAATCCGCACAGAACTCGACCAAGAAGGCCTTGCGTATGAATTGAAGTGCCGTCAACTTTATCATGACCGTGACGAAGTCACAGTTTGGTTAAAGCTCAAAAGAAAATAA
- a CDS encoding GNAT family N-acetyltransferase, with product MFLRVNENIYLDHLNINLAKDLADIIEKNRSYLKQWLPWLNHSISPSDSEQFIKKCLKDYEEKTSFTLGVWYEKNLVGLISFNDINLQKNETKIGYWLVENRMGYGIISAACKTFIQYGMAVLNLKKFIICCAKQNHKSSAIPLRLGFIKVAEVKDAEWLYDHYVDHNVFELLCN from the coding sequence ATGTTTTTGCGAGTCAATGAAAATATTTATTTAGATCATTTAAATATCAATTTAGCGAAAGATCTTGCAGATATTATCGAGAAAAATCGCAGTTATTTAAAACAGTGGCTTCCTTGGCTTAACCATTCAATTTCACCATCTGACAGTGAACAATTTATTAAAAAATGTTTAAAGGATTACGAAGAGAAGACATCTTTTACCCTTGGCGTTTGGTATGAAAAGAATTTGGTAGGTCTTATTTCATTTAACGATATTAATTTGCAAAAAAATGAAACTAAAATAGGTTATTGGTTAGTTGAGAATCGTATGGGATATGGGATAATATCAGCTGCTTGTAAAACATTTATTCAGTATGGAATGGCTGTTTTAAATTTAAAAAAGTTTATTATTTGTTGTGCAAAACAAAACCATAAAAGTAGTGCAATTCCTTTAAGGTTGGGTTTTATTAAGGTTGCTGAAGTCAAGGATGCAGAATGGTTATATGATCACTATGTCGATCACAATGTGTTTGAATTGCTCTGTAATTAA